A portion of the Iodobacter fluviatilis genome contains these proteins:
- a CDS encoding IS3 family transposase (programmed frameshift), which produces MKKSTHFSPEVRERAVRMVIEHLAEYPSEWATLVSIASKIGCTPETLRTWCRRQGGDTVQANKNSAENERIKALEREVRELKKANEILRLASALFRTGGARPPLEIVRSFIDSHRGQHGVEPICKLLQVAPSAYRRYVARQRNPALRCQRAIRDEQLSGEVTRVWQENHQVYGAVKVWRQLKRDGHLVARCTVERLMRSLGLRGISRGKAVRTTRPDPAVACPLDHVNRQFVAERPNQLWVSDFTYVSTWQGFVYVAFVIDVFARYIVGWRVSRNMQTEFVLDALEQALWARQPEREALIHHSDRGSQYVSIRYTERLTEAGIEPSVGTTGDSYDNALAETINGLYKAEVIHRLGPWKSLESVELATLEWVSWFNHHRLLGSIGHIPPAEAEANYYRNQSEQAMLV; this is translated from the exons ATGAAGAAATCAACTCACTTTTCCCCCGAAGTCCGTGAACGAGCAGTTCGCATGGTCATTGAACACCTTGCTGAATACCCATCCGAATGGGCTACCCTCGTTTCAATTGCCAGCAAAATAGGCTGCACGCCCGAAACACTGCGCACATGGTGCCGTCGACAAGGCGGCGATACCGTTCAAGCCAACAAAAATTCAGCAGAGAACGAACGAATCAAAGCGCTGGAACGAGAAGTACGCGAACTTAAAAAGGCCAATGAAATTCTGCGCCTAGCCAGCGCGT TATTTCGCACAGGCGGAGCTCGACCGCCGCTTGAAATCGTAAGGTCATTCATCGATTCCCATCGTGGTCAGCACGGGGTCGAGCCGATCTGCAAACTGTTACAGGTCGCTCCGTCTGCCTATCGACGTTATGTCGCTCGACAGCGCAATCCCGCGTTACGTTGCCAACGTGCCATTCGTGACGAGCAACTGAGCGGTGAAGTTACGCGCGTCTGGCAAGAGAATCATCAGGTGTATGGTGCCGTCAAAGTCTGGCGGCAACTCAAGCGCGATGGGCATCTTGTGGCGCGGTGTACCGTTGAGCGTTTGATGCGCAGCCTAGGTTTGCGCGGAATATCGCGTGGTAAAGCGGTGCGCACGACACGCCCAGACCCTGCCGTTGCTTGCCCACTCGATCATGTGAACCGACAATTTGTCGCCGAACGACCGAATCAGCTCTGGGTTTCGGATTTTACCTACGTATCGACTTGGCAAGGCTTCGTGTATGTGGCGTTTGTGATTGATGTATTCGCTCGGTATATCGTGGGCTGGCGAGTGAGTCGCAATATGCAAACCGAGTTTGTGCTGGATGCGTTAGAGCAAGCCCTTTGGGCGCGGCAACCGGAGCGAGAAGCGCTGATTCATCACAGCGACCGTGGATCGCAGTATGTATCGATTAGATATACCGAGCGATTGACTGAAGCAGGCATCGAGCCATCGGTTGGTACGACCGGCGACAGTTACGACAATGCACTCGCTGAGACGATTAACGGACTCTACAAAGCGGAAGTGATTCATCGTTTGGGGCCTTGGAAAAGCCTAGAATCTGTGGAGCTAGCGACATTAGAATGGGTTTCGTGGTTCAATCACCATCGTTTGCTTGGGTCGATTGGTCATATCCCACCTGCGGAAGCAGAAGCAAATTATTATCGTAATCAAAGCGAGCAGGCCATGTTGGTCTGA
- a CDS encoding ParB/RepB/Spo0J family partition protein, whose translation MAKDLKALLAKKLAENSQRHADAQQETDFDAGREHTRLDVALIDPNPYQPRKAFLQDELEMLATSIQESGLLQPVSVRQNGDRYQLIAGERRLRAHKLLGKVSIEAIIIPMHDAEMAVMALAENVDRADLSDYEIGKALRQIEHLFPSKTRLAESVGINREDMYRYFAFETLPEHIQNSLEKNPRLLSRAAAADVRRVLQGVDEVLALVVLDDGWQQLERGELEQSKLAAWISREIKIRTHTDSDPHERALPVDFSKAGKKLGTLVCDHKHLTIKLQRQALSSAQITKLEQFLHKLIG comes from the coding sequence ATGGCCAAAGATCTAAAAGCACTGCTCGCAAAAAAACTGGCCGAGAACAGCCAACGCCACGCTGATGCCCAGCAAGAAACAGATTTTGATGCAGGCAGGGAGCACACTCGGCTGGATGTGGCGCTGATTGACCCTAACCCGTATCAGCCCCGCAAAGCTTTCTTGCAAGATGAGCTGGAAATGCTGGCCACTTCGATTCAAGAATCGGGCCTGCTGCAGCCCGTATCCGTACGCCAGAACGGGGATCGCTATCAGCTGATTGCTGGTGAGCGCCGGCTGCGTGCGCACAAGTTACTAGGCAAAGTATCGATTGAAGCCATTATTATCCCGATGCACGATGCTGAAATGGCGGTCATGGCGCTAGCCGAAAACGTAGACCGTGCTGATCTATCAGACTATGAGATTGGCAAAGCCCTGCGCCAGATTGAGCACCTGTTCCCTAGCAAAACACGCTTGGCAGAATCAGTGGGGATCAACCGCGAAGATATGTACCGCTACTTCGCTTTTGAAACATTACCCGAGCATATTCAAAACAGCCTTGAAAAAAATCCACGCCTGCTTTCCCGCGCTGCGGCCGCCGATGTCCGCCGCGTTTTGCAAGGTGTTGACGAAGTGCTCGCGCTGGTCGTGCTTGATGATGGCTGGCAACAATTAGAGCGGGGAGAGCTGGAGCAATCCAAGCTGGCCGCTTGGATAAGCCGCGAAATAAAGATCAGAACCCACACAGATAGCGATCCGCACGAGCGCGCATTGCCTGTTGATTTTTCTAAAGCAGGGAAAAAACTAGGCACTTTAGTTTGCGATCATAAGCACCTCACCATCAAATTGCAGCGGCAAGCGCTCAGTAGCGCGCAAATTACCAAGCTGGAACAATTCCTGCATAAGCTCATTGGTTAA
- a CDS encoding ParA family protein, producing MSDISTKWIAVANHKGGCGKTTTVVNLAAEFARNGLTVLVVDLDPQANASMHIGKKHPSEVPVTCAELLLSEIEKLPQAIYDDTNIEGVSLIYGSLGLGRAEDDLKDDTPRPSEELRTKLAPLEGIYDVVLIDCPPSLKLLTSNALAAATHLIIPIESGSQYGLYGVTDLLKHVNKIRRVNPRLELLGALLIKHDERQTVCKLIENAAREQLGKLIPIKIPTSTKVNQAAMAQTSLHVIDRTAKVTREFKELTQYIMNELNMKADVK from the coding sequence ATGAGCGACATTTCGACCAAATGGATTGCCGTTGCCAACCATAAAGGGGGCTGTGGCAAGACGACTACCGTGGTTAATTTAGCTGCGGAGTTTGCCCGTAATGGCTTAACGGTTTTGGTGGTGGATTTAGACCCACAAGCCAATGCCAGCATGCATATTGGCAAAAAGCACCCCAGCGAAGTGCCGGTGACGTGTGCTGAGCTGCTTTTATCTGAAATTGAAAAATTGCCCCAAGCTATTTATGACGACACCAATATTGAGGGTGTCTCACTCATTTATGGCTCGTTGGGGCTGGGCCGAGCGGAGGATGATTTAAAAGACGATACGCCACGGCCATCAGAAGAATTACGCACCAAGCTTGCGCCGCTTGAAGGCATCTACGATGTGGTGCTTATCGATTGCCCGCCCTCTTTAAAACTGCTCACCAGCAATGCGCTGGCAGCAGCCACCCATCTTATTATTCCAATTGAATCCGGGTCGCAATACGGTTTGTATGGCGTAACGGATTTGCTCAAGCACGTTAATAAAATTCGTAGAGTGAATCCGCGGCTGGAGCTACTGGGGGCTTTGCTGATCAAGCACGATGAGCGCCAAACCGTTTGTAAGCTGATTGAAAACGCGGCTCGTGAGCAGTTGGGCAAGCTTATCCCCATCAAAATACCGACCAGCACCAAAGTGAATCAGGCCGCTATGGCGCAGACCAGCTTGCATGTTATTGATCGCACCGCAAAAGTAACGCGCGAATTCAAAGAGCTGACGCAATATATTATGAATGAGTTAAATATGAAGGCAGACGTAAAATAA